From the Oxalobacter vibrioformis genome, the window TGATTGAGGCAAACCAGCCCAGCGTGAATTATGACTCCCAGTCTTTTGCCAGCCTGCGACTGGGAGACCGGATTGTTGTCAAACGTTCATCCAACACCATTACTTTTCTCCATCCACAGGGGTGGAGTTACTACGACACCCTGCGCAACAAGCTGTACTGGGGTGAGACCGCCGTGCGGGAGAAGAAATGAGGGTATCCGCTACCTATTGGCACATACCGTCCGCATGACCGGACATAATACGGATTGACCATGCTTCATACGCTTGCCATTCGTGATTTTGTGATTGTGGATGCCCTGGAACTGGAGTTCGGGGGCGGGTTTTCTGCACTCACAGGGGAAACCGGCGCAGGCAAATCCATTCTGATTGATGCATTGGAACTGGCGCTGGGTGCCAGAAGTGACCCGGGTGTGATTCGCGATGGTGCCGCCAAAGCCGAAATCAGTGCGGAATTTTCTCTTGGCGAATCGGCCAGAAAGTGGCTGGAAGAAAACGAGATCGATACGGAGGAGGACGTTGTTCTTTTGCGGCGCGTTATTGATGCTTCCGGTCGTTCCAGAGGGTTTATCAATGGTGTCCAGGCAACCGCTGCGCAAATGCGTGAGTTGGGGGAGCTATTGGTCGACATCCACGGGCAGCATGCGCATCAGTCACTTCTCAGAGGGGATGGGCAGCGCACGTTGCTGGACCGGCATGCCGGTTTGCACAATGAAGGGGAAACGGTTGCGTCACGTTATCGTATCTGGCAGGAGCTGGATGCGCGCTGTCGCGAGGCACAGGCGAATGCCAAGAACCTTCTTGAGGAAAAAGAGCGCCTGGCCTGGCAGGTGGAAGAACTGGAAAAGCTGGCGCCCAGGCCTGATGAATGGGCTGAGGTCAGCAGCAGTCATAGTCGCCTGACCAATGCCGCGAGCCTGATGGGGGGCGCGCAGGAGGCACTGGCAGAAATGTCAGAGTCCGATGTGCCTGTCCTGTCGCGCCTGCATGCCATGCAGCAAAAACTTTCCCGGCTGGCCGAAATAGACGACGGGCTTTCCCCTGTTGTTGAACTGTTTGACTCCGCCAGGATCCAGTTGCAGGAAGCGGTTTATATGCTGAGTGACTATCTGTCACGGACTGATCTGGATCCCGAGCGCCTGAAACAGGTTGAAGCACGGATGGAGGCGCTTTATTCTGCTGCAAGAAAATACCGTGTGACACCAGAGGACCTGCCTGCCGAACTGGATGTGCAGCGTACCCGCCTCCAGGCGCTTTCCGAAGCACAGGATATTGACGTGTTGCAGAAGAGAGCGGATGCGGCTGAGGCGGCTTATCTATCGGCAGCCGACGCCCTGAGCAAAAAACGGGCTGAAGCGGCAACATTGCTGGGGCAGGCGGTTACCGGCACCATGGATAGTCTCAGCATGGAAGGCGGCCAGTTTGCGGTCAGGTTAAATGCCTGTCAGCCCGGGCCATACGGGCTTGAACAGATTGAATTCATGGTGGCAGGCCATGCCGGTTCACCCTTGCGGCCGTTGGCCAAAGTGGCCTCAGGCGGTGAACTGGCGCGTATTGCCCTTGCCATATCCGTGATCACATCCACAGCAACCGAAACGCCAACGCTGATTTTTGATGAAGTGGATAGCGGCATCGGTGGCGGGGTGGCGGAAGTGGTCGGTCGCCTTCTCAAAAAGCTCGGACAAGGGCACCAGGTGTTGTGTGTTACCCATCTTCCCCAAGTGGCCAGTCAGGCTGCCTCGCATTTCCAGGTAAGCAAAATGACATCGGACAAAGCCGATCATCCGGTTTCCCGTATTGTGAAACTCACTGATAAAGAGCGTGTCGAAGAGATTGCCAGGATGCTCGGTGGCATCGAAATCACAGCGACAACACGCAAGCATGCCCGCGAGATGCTGTCAGAATGACGCTCTTTTGCGCGAGGACGTTTTTTTTACATTTTCCTGAAAATATGGCTTGAAAAGCCGCATGCTGCCCCCAACTGTCAGGGATTGCTTATGTTTTGATCTGGAGGAAATCGTGCAGGACGACAAAAAAGAGGGCGCATCATCTGAAAGTCAGAAAGATGTCACACTCGATGAAATCATCGTTCCATCTGAAGAAATGGCAACAGAAACGCTTTCTTTGGAAATGCAGTTGGAAAAGGCGGAGCAGAAAGCAGCGGAAATGCATGATGCTTTCCTGCGTGCCAAGGCCGAGACGGAAAATATTCGCCGTCGGGCACAGGAAGAGATCACCAAGGCGCACAAGTTTGCTGTTGAAGGCTTTGCCGAGGCGATGCTTGCGGTGAAAGACAGCCTGGAAATGAGTCTGAAAGTGGAGGCACCATCTGTTGAGTCAATCAAGGAAGGGGTTGAGGCAACATTGCGTCAGCTTGCCCATGTGTTTGAGCAGAACAAGCTGGTGGCCGTTATTCCTGCCAAAGGAGAAAAGCTTGATCCCATGAAGCATCAGGCTATCTCAACGGTGCCGTCTGATCAGGCCCCCAATACCATTGTTGAGGTATTGCAAAAGGGTTACATGCTGTCTGATCGTTTGCTCAGACCGGCGATTGTGATTGTTTCTGCCGCAAAATGATCTTGAAACTGCTGAATTAAGCGCCATATAGGGTTAAGTGAAAGAAATTGATCGGATAGCTCAAGGCCGCCGGTAATTGAACCGGCAAACACTTTGGAACCCTGTCCGGATCTGAAAAACTGGTTTGAAAGGAAAAAAAATGGGAAAAATTATTGGTATTGACCTGGGAACCACCAACTCCTGTGTCTCGGTAATCGAAGGGGGACAACCCAGGGTCATTGAAAACGTGGAAGGGACGCGTACGACGCCATCCATTATTGCTTATCAGGAAGACGGCGAAACCCTGGTTGGCGCTGCAGCTAAACGGCAGGCAGTGACCAATCCGAAAAATACCCTGTATGCGATCAAGCGCCTGATTGGCCGTCGCTATGATGAAAAAGAGGTCCAGAAGGATATCGGCCTGATGCCATTTTCCATCGTCAAGGCGGATAATGGCGATGCGTGGGTTTCCGTACTGGATGACAAGCGTCTGGCTCCGCAGCAGGTTTCTGCTGAAGTGCTGCGCAAGATGAAAAAAACCGCCGAGGATTACCTGGGTGAGGAAGTCACCGAAGCCGTCATTACGGTACCGGCCTATTTTAACGACTCACAGCGCCAGGCAACCAAGGATGCCGGCCGTATTGCCGGTCTTGACGTCAAGCGCATCATCAATGAGCCGACTGCAGCAGCGCTGGCTTTTGGCCTGGACAAGGCTGGCAAGGGTGATCGCAAGATTGCGGTATATGATCTGGGTGGCGGTACATTTGACGTTTCCATCATCGAAATTGCCGATGTCGAAGGTGACAAGCAGTTTGAAGTGCTGTCGACCAACGGTGATACTTTCCTGGGCGGTGAAGATTTTGACCAGCTCCTGATCGATTTCATCCTGGAAGAATTCAACAAGCAGAATGGCATCAACCTGAAAAATGATCCGATTGCGCTGCAGCGCATCAAGGCATCTGCAGAACGCGCCAAAATCGAGCTGTCTTCCGCACAGCAGACCGAGGTGAATGAGCCGTACATCGCCATGAACAATGGCACACCGCTTCACCTGAATGTCCGGATTTCCCGCGCGAAGCTTGAGTCGCTGGTGGAAGGATTGATTGACCGCACCCTCGAGCCATGCAAAATTGCGCTGCAGGATGCCGGACTCAAGGCCAGTGATATCAATGACATTATCCTGGTAGGCGGTATGACCCGCATGCCGAAGGTGCAGGAAAAGGTCAAGGAATTCTTTGGCAAGGAACCGAGAAAGGATGTGAATCCGGATGAGGCGGTTGCGGTTGGTGCTGCACTGCAGGGTTCGGTGCTTTCCGGTGACCGCACGGATCTGCTTTTGCTTGACGTGACGCCACTGTCGCTGGGTATCGAAACCCTGGGTGGGGTGATGACCAAGATGATCCAGAAAAATACAACCATCCCGACCAAGTTCAGCCAGGTATTCTCCACCGCCGAGGATAACCAGCCGGCAGTAACGATCAAGGTATACCAGGGTGAGCGTGAGATGGCTGTGGGCAACAAGGCGCTGGGTGAATTCAATCTGGAGGGTATCCCGACAGCACCGCGCGGCATGCCGCAGATCGAAGTGACCTTTGATATTGATGCCAATGGTATTTTGAATGTCAGTGCCCAGGACAAGGCCACGGGCAAGGAAAACAAGATCACCATCAAGGCCAACTCCGGGCTGAACGAGGAAGAAATCCAGCGCATGATCAAGGATGCGGAACTCAATGCCGCAGAAGACCATAAGATGCGTGAACTGGCGGATTCCCGTAATCAGGGCGACGGCCTGTTGCACTCAACCAAAAAATCGATGGGCGAGTATGGCGACAAGCTTGAGGCTGCCGACAAGGATGCCATTGAGAATGCCATAAAGGAACTCGAAGAAACCCTGCGGGAAAATGACAAGGAAGCGATTGACGCCAAAATATCAGCGCTTTCCACTGCCGCGCAGAAGCTGGGTGAAAAAATGTATGCCGACATGCAGGCCCAGCAGGCCGGTGCTGCTGGCGAAGGCGGCGATGCCGGCGCAGAGGCCGCGGGCGACCAGCCACAGGAAGCCGATGTCGTTGATGCAGAATTCAAGGAAGTCAAGGACGAAGATAAAGACGCCAAGAGCGAATAAACTTCTGGGAGGCTTTATGTATACTGCCGGATCAGGGTTTCACTTTTCATGAAACCCTGGTCCGGCTTTCTGCCTGATACCCGGGCAGGTTTCCCGCCACACAAAGTGAGCCAGGCGGGAAAAGGAAACAGCATCCGGTAGATACTGATATGCCGGAGACAACTGGATAGTGTGAAACAACATGTCAAAACGCGATTTTTACGAAACCCTGGGCGTACCCAAAAATGCGTCGGAAGATGAGATCAAGAAGGCTTATCGCAAACTGGCGATGAAGTTCCACCCTGACCGCAATCCCGACAGCAAGACGGCAGAAGCCAAGTTCAAAGAGGTTAAGGAAGCCTACGAGATGCTGTCCGATGAGGAAAAGCGGGCTGCTTATGACCGGTTTGGCCATGCAGGGGTGGACCCCAATATGAATATGGGGGGAGGCTTCAGAGGTTCTGGAGCTGGTGCTGGTGGCTTTGCCGATGCGTTTGGCGACATTTTTGGCGATATTTTCGGCACCGGCCGTGGGCAGCAGCGAAGCAGCGGCCCGCAGATGTACCGGGGGGCCGATCTGCGATACAACCTGGATATTACGCTTGAAGAGGCCGCAACAGGGGCTGACAAGACGATTCGCGTTCCTTCATGGGATGTCTGTGATACCTGTCATGGTTCCGGTGCCAAGCCGGGCACCACGCCGGAAACCTGCAAGACCTGTGATGGTTCCGGCCAGGTGCGGATGCAGCAGGGATTTTTCAGTATCCTGCAGACCTGCCCCACCTGTAACGGCATGGGCAAGATCATCAAGGACCCCTGTATTCAGTGTCACGGCGTAGGCCGCGTCAAGCGCAACAAGACCCTGGAAGTCAAGATTCCTGCCGGTATTGATGATGGCATGCGGATCCGTTCTTCCGGCAATGGTGAGCCAGGAGCCAATGGCGGGCCGCCGGGAGACCTTTATGTGGAAATCCGCATCAAGCCGCATCCGGTATTCCAGCGGGAAGGCGATGATCTCCACTGCGAAGTGCCCGTCTCATTTGGTCGGGCAGGGCTTGGTGGCGATATCGAGGTGCCGACACTGGATGGCAAGGTATCGTTCAATATCCCGGAGGGTACCCAGACGGGCAAGATATTCCGTTTGCGCGGCAAGGGCATCAAAGGCGTGCGCTCCGGCCAGGCGGGTGATCTTTTCTGTCATGTGACGCTGGAGACACCGGTGAAACTTACCGACAAACAAAAAGAACTGCTCAAGGAATTCGACAAGCTGGTCGTGGAAGGTGGTGAAAGACATACACCTCAGGACAAGTCATGGGGGCAGAAAGTGAAAGACTTTTTTGGCGGTTGACCGGTTTTAACAAGACCAGACCGGCGGTCATTTGACCGCCGGTTTTTTTATTTCAGACACTGCCTTCAAAACTGTTCTGGCGCCAGGCTTCAAAAACGACAACCGCCACGCTGTTGGATAGGTTGAGACTGCGGTTATCCGGGCGCATGGGCAGACGGATACGCTGTGATACAGGAAAACTGTCGCGCAGTCCGGCAGACAGTCCTTTTGTCTCTGAGCCGAAGACAAAAAAATCTCCCGGCTTGAAGGGGGTATTGGCAAAAGGCGTGGCGCCATGTGTTGTCAGGACAAACATTCTGTTTTTATCCGGCTGGTTTTTCGTGATGAAATCTTCCCAGTTACGGTAAACCTTCATTGTGGCGAATTCATGATAATCAAGCCCGGCTCGCCGCATTTTGGCGTCTTCCAGTGGAAATCCCAGGGGTTCGACCAGGTGGAGCTGCGCACCGGTATTGGCACAAAGACGGATAATATTGCCTGTATTGGGGGGGATTTCCGGTTCAACGAGTACGACGTGAAACATGCCTTCTCCAGATTCAAAGCGGGGTTCGGGCAAAAACAAAACCGCTGACCTGTGCGGCGCCTGCCTGTTTTAGCAGGCGCGCCAGCTCGCCCATCGTTTCACCGGTTGTCAGCACATCGTCAACAATGGCGATATGCGCACCCTGTATCTGTGTCTTGAATGCGGCATTGATAACAAATGCCCCGCGGATATTTCTGCGCCGCTCCTTTAAGGAAATGACTGTCTGGGGAGGGGTGTCACGAATACGTTCAATCAGGTGCGGCATAAGGGGGATGTTCCGTTGGTGTGATAGCGGCTTTGCGATTTCAAGGGCCTGGTTAAACCCTCGTGTGATAAGCCGGTTATTGGATAGGGGGACAGGCGCCAGAATGGTGGGATAAGACGTATTTTCCAGCGAGTTTTTCTGTATGGCGCGATCCATCAGGGTAGCAAAAAGCGGTGCCAGGTCCAGGCGGCTGCCGAACTTGAGCGACTGGACGAGCTGGTCAATCGGTGGGACATAGTCCGCTGCTGTAATTGTCTGGTCAAACGTCGGGGAGCGTTTGAGGCAGACGCCACAAAGACGAACATCGTTTTTGCTTTCTGTCAGTTGGTGGGCGCATTGGCGGCATCGGGTCTCATCCCCGGTAAAATAGCGTTTCTGACAGCTATCGCACAGCCCGGATGACCCGGGTGAATGGCACAGCGCGCAAAAGTGCGGCAGGGAGCGCACAATGTGATCAGCCAGCCGGGCTGTTTTTTTCCGGAGTGTCAGCAGCATGTCTAGAAGGTGGTGGCATCGCAATAACGCCATCATTCGCCGAATTTTTCTTTCAGGGTTAAACTTCACACATTATCGCATTCTCTTTTTGAAATTCATGTCCTTTTCGGAAGAACCGCTCGTTTTGCCTGACAGCCCTGTTGACCTCATGCGGGTACGGCAGCTTTTTGCTCTTCCTTCGCGCATTGCCGGCTCGGCTTTCCTGCGCAGGGAAGTGGCAGACCGGATGCACGAGCGACTGTCGATGATCCGGGTTGAACCGAAGCGGATGCTGGATGCCGGCTGTGGGGAGGGAGCGGATTTACCGCTTTTGCGGGATCGCTTCCCCGGTGCAAAAATGGTGGCGCTGGATGCTTCCCATGCCATGCTGCTTGAGGCAAAAAAACACGGAAAGGTGATGGGAACGGTCTGTGCCAATTTTGCCGAATTGCCTTTTATGAACGGCAGTTTTGATATGCTGTGGTCCAGCCTGTCGCTGCACTGGCACCCCGAGCCGCTGTCCGTTTTTTCGGCATGGAAACGTGTACTAAGCAAGGACGGCATGCTGATGTTTTCATGCTTTGGTCCGGAGACACTTTCTCCCCTGAAAGTGGCTTTTCAGCAGGTGGACGGGTATGGACACGTCCTCCCTTTTACGGAAATGCATGATCTGGGCGACAGGATGGTTGAAGCCGGATTTGTTTCGCCTGTTTTGGACAGGGAGGTGATTCACGTCACCTATGAGCATGTCAACAGTCTGCTTTCAGATGTTCGTGCACTGGGCGGAAATGCCCTTCGTACACGCAGGCAGGGGTTGATGGGAAAAACAGCTTATTCGGATTTACTGGATTATCTGGAAAATGAAAGGGATGCTGATGGCAGGATCAGCCTGCCGTTTGAGATTATCTACGGCCACGCTTTCTGCTCTTACCCGGAGAAAGAAAAACAGGCAGAAGCACCGGTTCATTTCTTCCCATATCGCCAGTGAAAGCCGTGATACCGATTGTGCATCCGGTAGCACGGGTCAGGCGAGACGGTTGAATTCGGGGTGATACGTTACCCATTGACCAAACTGTTTTTCCATGTCGAGGAAAAAATGGTGCAGGAGATTTTCCATCTCCTGCATAAAAAGCTCGTAGGATATTTCATATGAGCCTATAGAGGCAGACCAGACCGGGAGGCCATCTTCGTCGATGTCGCGGAAATCATACTGGATGACAAGCTGTTCGCCTATGCGGCAGAACCAGCAAAAACTGCGAAAACGCAGGTAGCCGGTATCCAGGCGGTTGTTGTCCCACACCAGGCGAGTCATATCGCCATAAAGTTCCCATTTCTCATCAGACGGAGCATCCAGTTTTTCGAATCAGTTGTCGAGTTGTCTTTTGAGTGCAAAGCGTTTTTCTGGCGTGCCAACCCGCTTCCATGCCCAATCGGGAACCGGTGTGGTGATTTCAGGCAGGATGTCAAACAAATCCTCCAGTTGCCTGATATAGGGGTATTCATCCCATCCTGATGCCTCAGGGGGCAATCCGTATTTTTCCTGCCAGATACGGGAGTTTTCAAAGAGCCTGACTGTGCCGAGGTCAATGCAGTAAGCACTGTCTGTCAGCCAGAACCAGGCAACA encodes:
- the recN gene encoding DNA repair protein RecN, whose amino-acid sequence is MLHTLAIRDFVIVDALELEFGGGFSALTGETGAGKSILIDALELALGARSDPGVIRDGAAKAEISAEFSLGESARKWLEENEIDTEEDVVLLRRVIDASGRSRGFINGVQATAAQMRELGELLVDIHGQHAHQSLLRGDGQRTLLDRHAGLHNEGETVASRYRIWQELDARCREAQANAKNLLEEKERLAWQVEELEKLAPRPDEWAEVSSSHSRLTNAASLMGGAQEALAEMSESDVPVLSRLHAMQQKLSRLAEIDDGLSPVVELFDSARIQLQEAVYMLSDYLSRTDLDPERLKQVEARMEALYSAARKYRVTPEDLPAELDVQRTRLQALSEAQDIDVLQKRADAAEAAYLSAADALSKKRAEAATLLGQAVTGTMDSLSMEGGQFAVRLNACQPGPYGLEQIEFMVAGHAGSPLRPLAKVASGGELARIALAISVITSTATETPTLIFDEVDSGIGGGVAEVVGRLLKKLGQGHQVLCVTHLPQVASQAASHFQVSKMTSDKADHPVSRIVKLTDKERVEEIARMLGGIEITATTRKHAREMLSE
- the grpE gene encoding nucleotide exchange factor GrpE, whose protein sequence is MQDDKKEGASSESQKDVTLDEIIVPSEEMATETLSLEMQLEKAEQKAAEMHDAFLRAKAETENIRRRAQEEITKAHKFAVEGFAEAMLAVKDSLEMSLKVEAPSVESIKEGVEATLRQLAHVFEQNKLVAVIPAKGEKLDPMKHQAISTVPSDQAPNTIVEVLQKGYMLSDRLLRPAIVIVSAAK
- the dnaK gene encoding molecular chaperone DnaK yields the protein MGKIIGIDLGTTNSCVSVIEGGQPRVIENVEGTRTTPSIIAYQEDGETLVGAAAKRQAVTNPKNTLYAIKRLIGRRYDEKEVQKDIGLMPFSIVKADNGDAWVSVLDDKRLAPQQVSAEVLRKMKKTAEDYLGEEVTEAVITVPAYFNDSQRQATKDAGRIAGLDVKRIINEPTAAALAFGLDKAGKGDRKIAVYDLGGGTFDVSIIEIADVEGDKQFEVLSTNGDTFLGGEDFDQLLIDFILEEFNKQNGINLKNDPIALQRIKASAERAKIELSSAQQTEVNEPYIAMNNGTPLHLNVRISRAKLESLVEGLIDRTLEPCKIALQDAGLKASDINDIILVGGMTRMPKVQEKVKEFFGKEPRKDVNPDEAVAVGAALQGSVLSGDRTDLLLLDVTPLSLGIETLGGVMTKMIQKNTTIPTKFSQVFSTAEDNQPAVTIKVYQGEREMAVGNKALGEFNLEGIPTAPRGMPQIEVTFDIDANGILNVSAQDKATGKENKITIKANSGLNEEEIQRMIKDAELNAAEDHKMRELADSRNQGDGLLHSTKKSMGEYGDKLEAADKDAIENAIKELEETLRENDKEAIDAKISALSTAAQKLGEKMYADMQAQQAGAAGEGGDAGAEAAGDQPQEADVVDAEFKEVKDEDKDAKSE
- the dnaJ gene encoding molecular chaperone DnaJ, which produces MSKRDFYETLGVPKNASEDEIKKAYRKLAMKFHPDRNPDSKTAEAKFKEVKEAYEMLSDEEKRAAYDRFGHAGVDPNMNMGGGFRGSGAGAGGFADAFGDIFGDIFGTGRGQQRSSGPQMYRGADLRYNLDITLEEAATGADKTIRVPSWDVCDTCHGSGAKPGTTPETCKTCDGSGQVRMQQGFFSILQTCPTCNGMGKIIKDPCIQCHGVGRVKRNKTLEVKIPAGIDDGMRIRSSGNGEPGANGGPPGDLYVEIRIKPHPVFQREGDDLHCEVPVSFGRAGLGGDIEVPTLDGKVSFNIPEGTQTGKIFRLRGKGIKGVRSGQAGDLFCHVTLETPVKLTDKQKELLKEFDKLVVEGGERHTPQDKSWGQKVKDFFGG
- the trmL gene encoding tRNA (uridine(34)/cytosine(34)/5-carboxymethylaminomethyluridine(34)-2'-O)-methyltransferase TrmL → MFHVVLVEPEIPPNTGNIIRLCANTGAQLHLVEPLGFPLEDAKMRRAGLDYHEFATMKVYRNWEDFITKNQPDKNRMFVLTTHGATPFANTPFKPGDFFVFGSETKGLSAGLRDSFPVSQRIRLPMRPDNRSLNLSNSVAVVVFEAWRQNSFEGSV
- a CDS encoding ComF family protein, which codes for MMALLRCHHLLDMLLTLRKKTARLADHIVRSLPHFCALCHSPGSSGLCDSCQKRYFTGDETRCRQCAHQLTESKNDVRLCGVCLKRSPTFDQTITAADYVPPIDQLVQSLKFGSRLDLAPLFATLMDRAIQKNSLENTSYPTILAPVPLSNNRLITRGFNQALEIAKPLSHQRNIPLMPHLIERIRDTPPQTVISLKERRRNIRGAFVINAAFKTQIQGAHIAIVDDVLTTGETMGELARLLKQAGAAQVSGFVFARTPL
- a CDS encoding methyltransferase domain-containing protein, whose protein sequence is MSFSEEPLVLPDSPVDLMRVRQLFALPSRIAGSAFLRREVADRMHERLSMIRVEPKRMLDAGCGEGADLPLLRDRFPGAKMVALDASHAMLLEAKKHGKVMGTVCANFAELPFMNGSFDMLWSSLSLHWHPEPLSVFSAWKRVLSKDGMLMFSCFGPETLSPLKVAFQQVDGYGHVLPFTEMHDLGDRMVEAGFVSPVLDREVIHVTYEHVNSLLSDVRALGGNALRTRRQGLMGKTAYSDLLDYLENERDADGRISLPFEIIYGHAFCSYPEKEKQAEAPVHFFPYRQ